In Zonotrichia albicollis isolate bZonAlb1 chromosome 11, bZonAlb1.hap1, whole genome shotgun sequence, a single genomic region encodes these proteins:
- the LYSMD2 gene encoding lysM and putative peptidoglycan-binding domain-containing protein 2 — translation MAEALRQEPAGGPESEAELSQRLARTKARSYGSTASVAAPLAERYVEHRLSAGDTLQGIALKYGVTMEQIKRANKLFTNDCIFLRKTLNIPVISEKPLLFNGLNSLESPENETVDSSPSCDEGLVAVQEESSSSPSPPEPDNQPTAPEELSAKDFLQRLDLQIKLSKQAARKLKDDNVRDEEDEEGPYATSSYHR, via the exons ATGGCCgaggcgctgcgccaggagccgGCGGGCGGGCCCGAGTCGGAGGCCGAGCTGTCGCAGCGGCTTGCCCGCACCAAGGCCCGCTCGTACGGCAGCACGGCGAGCGTGGCCGCGCCGCTGGCCGAGCGCTACGTGGAGCACCGGCTGAGCGCCGGGGACACGCTGCAGGGCATCGCCCTCAAGTACGGCGTCACG atGGAACAAATAAAGAGGGCAAATAAACTTTTCACTAATGACTGTATATTTCTGAGGAAAACCCTGAATATTCCGGTTATATCAGAGAAACCATTACTGTTCAATGGACTCAATTCACTGGAATCTCCTGAGAATGAAACTGTTGACAGCTCCCCTTCTTGTGATGAAGGACTAGTGGCAGTTCAGGAAGAAAGTAGCTCTTCTCCCAGTCCTCCAGAGCCTGACAATCAGCCCACTGCACCAGAAGAATTATCTGCCAAAGATTTCCTACAGAGATTGGACTTGCAGATTAAGTTATCCAAACAAGCAGCCAGAAAACTAAAAGATGACAATGTCAG agatgaggaggatgaggaaggtcCCTATGCAACTTCTTCGTATCACCGGTAG